Sequence from the Microplitis demolitor isolate Queensland-Clemson2020A chromosome 2, iyMicDemo2.1a, whole genome shotgun sequence genome:
GGAAGAATAGGAACACACATGGGTGAAAAAATGCTTACACCACTGACGCTAAATgaatgttttgaaaaatatgaaacagCCATTTCAAAACGGAagaagtacattgaaattgatgttgacattaattttcaaaataggatcgataaaataaatagtatccCAACAAATCCAATTGCAATGCTAATGAAtcttatttatgataaaaatattttgaaagaaGAATTTATGAACGAGTTCCATATTAACTTAAATGAAATACCGATTGTAAAAGCATCGGAACGCCATATTGGAATAGCTGAAACAACTTTAGAGGAAATTCACTCACTTATTGTTGGCCATGAAAGTGATGAAAAGATATTCAAGCTGATAGATCGGTCTAATGAATATTATTCATTGATACCACATGCATTTGGTAAGCAACGACCTCCAATAATAGATGATTTAGCAAAGTATGAAAgcgagttaataaaattaaactcctTGAAACAAATGAATGTtccatgtaattttaataatcctCAAGTAGAAGACAACAGAAATCCATTGGAAATCTTTTATCGAAAGTTGAATGTAGAAATAGAAGTGCTTCGTCAAGACGAcgagaattttcaaataattcatcagTACGTCAGCAATACACATTCACGTCggcataataattataaaataaaaatttcagagatattttcacttaaaaaacatatttatcataaaaagtATGAAGAACGATCGAATACtcttggaaataaaaaatggctcTGGCATGGGACTAATCTGACTAATATACCTGGTATTCTATTAAACGGTTTCAGAATATTGCCGCCTGAAGCTCATGTCACGGGAGTTACATTTGGGGAAGGCATCTATTTTACTGATATAGTTTCTAAAGCAGCAAAGTTTTCTGGTACCCAATCCCAAAATTCAGTAGGTATATTGTTGTTATGTGAAGTCGCACtaggtaaaataaaagaatgcAAGAAAAATGATTCTATAAACCCCGATGGATATGACTCGATTCTGAGCACAGGTAACATTTCGCCAAACCCTTCTGAATCGTTTACGATTCCTGGAGATATAGAAGTTCCTTGCGGAACAAtggttaattatattaatgatcCCAATAACTTGCACCATAATGAATACGTCGTTTATGATTCAGatcaagtcaaattaatatATCTTGTTCAAGTAGAATACAATTATGATGTCAATGAAAGCCATAACTTTGGATTTTAAAGCTTTAATTTTGTACTTTTCAAAGACGGAAAAAAATCCCCGTCATTCAATAGATATTAACgaaagttgataaattttctgcaagattttttataaatttgtcgtccGTAtgtctctctttttttttctctatgtGGAATCGGATACATTTTACTCTCTCTTACATATTTTTGGTATAcactcttatttttttgtcaataaggtaaatgtcccaataccggaaccacggagggtatatgactgatttttatcgttttaaaaatattcaaataaattataaaccaaaataatttattacatcatatagaatagacatttaccaattcaaaaataatcaaattagttcatttttcttaaatttaatataaaaaaaaaaaatttttctatgacacccaaaagacccaataccggaacgctgaaatagccgtgtcccaatacgggaattcggttgtcctaataccggaacagtaaataaaataagttattttttgcatttattcatggtgaaaatattaataattattaaataatattaatgtaaaacgagtatgaatgtagctgaagtcagagaactttaaaattataaataaataagataaataattaaaaaaataatatttacaaaaaaagcactattaatttcaaaattttttgaatttgcattttttaaaattttatatttttaattatttactcgatttattaataattttgaatttgtctgatgtctgctatatcacacccataatgtaaaatgtatttaaaatttaaaaatgattgaatatttaatgaaaataaatattttgaactaaagaatagaaacaaaataaatcatttgaggttatactagaaaaataattaaaaaaaaaaaaaaactgaaaataaaaatttattttttatgatttaaattagagtttatctatacttaatctattttttataacaatcatacatactgcattaaatattagggctccagtaataattaatattgtacttgatttagcaagtcaataaaactcaccgttaatgtctatcgataacattaatatgattggctgttccggtactgggcacgggttcattttggtaTACCAATAGatgaacagtaaaattaatataataatactatttttttcatatttttaatatgttttcttgaattttatgtcattcaagatgcatatacaaaaaaaaagattattgaaaagtaattttatgcattttctataagcttaagaccattgactgatttcttagcaaaaccattaagagacatgaaaaagttATGAATCCGAGcctattgctctaattaacatttttttttcatattttaaatattttctaaaatctattttatattttattttttaattgaaagattaaggtttcaaataaagaaagttttatttagtttcatcgcgtacgagttgaaatataatataatgattatcaaatcgttccggtattgggtgttgttccggtattgggacatttaccttattaCTCTATACAGTGCCACAGTGCAAAAtggaagacaaaaaaaatttttggcttcTGTTTATAGGAAGAATGGCTTATGCGCTAATTttgatcatttattttcttatcaaaCAAAAGTACAACTTTTTTCCCTCTAAAAAAAGCAGGAATTGAAACTTTCGGCGCAGAAatggttaaaataaaataatatctaagcaacatttttattttagcgtGAGTGTTTGAAGTGTGCACcttcggattttttaattaaatgtatcttTGATTCGTATGAAAAAACTTTCTGgaaattcaatattatattatgaaattttaaaaaaaaaaaattttaatttataattcacaatgtattttatctataaataatagctTCTGTCAAAAACTTGCTGTATTTTGTTAGCACTTATCACTATGTCATTTTGTATTGacattcaattataaatagtggtaaataaaaacatatatctattaattgaatattcaaatttttattactcatttacacattttcgaatttttcagTGATCGCAAGTAAGTATTGAAATACTATTTTTCCAAACTTTCCAACTGACTATAGAATTATTGACTTCTGATacgaatttaatttctttatcaataaagtatgataaattaaatgaaacaaaTGATAACCTTCTAATATTTGTTATCATTGTCAACGAAACTCGCCAACTAAAATTCCATTAATTGACGGAAAATTGCCATTAATTTTCCCAGAAAgttggtaacaacttgtagtcaaaagttacaaaggcTGAAGTTGCCGATAAATTGTCATCAACTTGATCGCAGCTAATTGACAGCAACTTTCTGACCAGGAAGTCTGACTATCACGGTAAGTTTGATCCCCTATCTTTAGTCCTAGAGCCCTATTGTCGATAACGCAGAAGTTTTTTTATCTCCCTGCAGCAATTCGCTCTTTTACCCTGATAGCAAGACGTTCTGCTCAGAAAGTTGCTGTCAGTTAGTTGCAATCAGGTTGacgacaactttcagcttttgtagctgttgactacaagttgttaccatctttctgagaaaatttgaaagacAACTTTCGGTCAACTAACGGAatgccaacttttgccaccaactttctcagaaagttggcgacTTTTTACAGCCAACTTGATGATAAGTTGCTGCACTAGGTTATCGGTAGCTTGCTACCAGTTTGGCTATCAACCCTGCTGGCCAAGTTGgtgagaaacttgcagccgcaactggacaccaagttgaccgccaacagttggtacctccaatagttgatagacattttctgagaaagttggtggcaaaagttgtaaatccaaaaagttgacggtcactttctgagaaagttggtagcaaaagttgcttgcaaaagttggcaaccataagttgacggtaagtttcctttcaatttcctcagaaacttgcattccaatTGCGactccatactggcgccaactttctgagaaagttggcggtaacttgaagccaaaagttgcaaaagctgaagttgtcgataacttgttgtcaagttggtcggaaactaatgaatgaccaactttttcacgatcaactcatGTTATCAGGGAAGGTATCTGATTATGTTAAGCTTATCATGAGTTAATATTTCAGttatcacaaaatttttctccaatttctaatcataattaatcataaattctAATCATAAATTCTAGTCATAACTATGACATCACTTtgttttcaaacaaatttcatctaaaatatataacatcatatttatatattcatcgAATAACATATCTAGCGTTTGTATATCATGTTGTCTCcaataacaacaatatttCACTTGTCAATACATTCTTCAGTTATCAgaactccaaaaaaaaaaaaaaaaacgtattcaATTTGAGTATGAAagcgttttttattttatcttttcatCGGGTCTCTTCGGTGTCGGTGGCTTGGTACAAatcacattttaaatattaaacttacaCGACTGCAGAGGGTGACTTTTGCGCTAGCGGAATGATTGAGGCCATTTGTTTTCCCTCTTGGAcgattttaatgaaattttcgtcttttcacttttattttattctgctCTATTCTTTTGtgttgaacttttttttttttcatcattttgcCTATTGATGTTTTTCCATCTTCCCGCTTTCTTTTCTTTGTTTCTGCCATTCTTCGACATCAGTAGCATTACACACTGGAATCTTTTTAAGGAGTGAGAGCTAAAAGTTACCTGGGGGAATTCCAGAGTATCATTCGCCCGTCCAACCCTCTTGATTCCAGTTTATTGCGCTCGTTCCTGCGAATTAGGAAATAAGATGGCGtcgttttaaaatataaatatataagaataaaaatttaaatatatacatttatatgttGAATGAATAATTCTATTCCcataaaatgaaatgatttTCTTTGGATCGTTGATAACTTAAAAACTACAAACTTGAGACatgagatttttattattcaatagatTGCTCAGAAAAGATCTAACGCAAtttgttagatttttttttaaatagtcaaaaaagtattattatttttgcaaagccatcaatatttaattaactaaacaTCAATacgaaataatttgaaaaaatataagacatctcaataaaatatataaacgaaaaaaaatgaattggaTGGCAATGACGTATACTTATAAGTATTCCCGGGTAagaaaaattagatataattatatgtaattgtatataattatatgtgaaaaatggcccaatataattatatgtaataacatataattattcatattttaattttacacagTTTTcagagattttaaataaattagagacTTTTTGCCATTTAGAATGTATGTATTTTATAGTGATGTGTGTGATATGTATTGATCTATtacgtaatttcaaaattagtttCTATAAAATGACATtatcgtatataattatatacaattatacttaatttatgtatgattacacataaaaaatcattatatatacttatatataattatatgtgaaAAATGGCCCAATATAATTAcgtataattatatgtaataatatatatttttttatagttatttattttttaattttacatttttttcatggattactaaaaaattagtttctgTAAAATGACATTATCGTATATAATTACACacaattacatataattatatacaattatatatgattacatataaaaaagcattatatatacttatataattacatattattatatttagaaATGAATTGCATATAATCAtgtaactataaattttttgatccgGGTTAATAGGGGGGGGCAAATGGGCCCCCCTAAATTTTGGGGTCTATTTTGCCCTCCCCCTTCccctaattataaaaattgtccatataaaattaaaaaaaacagtatttGCGaatttatttccaataaatttttaaagtaatgagAACTATACGAATTATCATttgggaaaaatataataaattatttttaatagatttttttgatctgTTTGAATCTCGATTAATAGATAgaagattaaatttaacgaATATTACACTTTAACACAagaccaaaaatttaaagatctattaataattaaatataattatttctatgataaattatttattggaatCTTAATTGACTTTTATTTAACCCCGAtaactgaaatatttttacataaaactGATGACAGAAATGGTAAAATGGCAACACAAAACTCTTTTACTATCGAACTTTAaagcttttattaaaaatttcaatggttATTTTCCCTTTTGTTTTCTATTTAAGATGATAtatgaaagaaattttaatagaattattataatcataattttcccAAGGGACAGAAAAATTGAAGTCCCTAgagttcagaaaaaaaaaagcgaaattcATAAGATAGAGATGATCCATCAATATACGTTAGGGgtctatataaaaattgatgaaatctATAATTATTTGCCCCTTGAATTTTTgagtcatatatttatgtgtatatatgcAGTCTATATAAATAGACTATTCAGTATTCCCTGAGTATaaagtgataataaaataaaaaagagctCGGTAATCCAAGGCAGAAGAGTCGGATTATCATATTAAAATCCATTTTGAGAGACTgaatgagtgagtgagtgaataTCAAAAGTACGGCATATGTCGTAAAAATAAGGGAGGGGAATATTTCAACACGTAGATATATACAGTTAACATTATATAGACTTAGGGGAGCAGGTTGATCGTTTTGTCATGCGGGATTTCATGTTTTCACACCCTACATAGCTTACTGACAGAgattcataaatatttgtccACCAACCCTTTTTCAAGTGCACCCTTGCGATTAATTTACACTTGTTTATCCATTCGATTATATCACTCTTATATTAGCTCTATCTATTTTATcgagttattaataatttaagctGTTTAATATGATATTCATATTCTCAAcattacactgtgaaaaatttctattaaattttaccatgggtgcattgtaaacccggaccataagaaaactggtacaaaatttacaagtgtcccatagtaaacgtatgcgcataggtcccaatcgtgtcgtctgcgcatatcgtttactatgggacacttgtaaattttgtaccagttttcttatggtccgggtttacaatgcacccatagtaaaatttgttggaaatttttcacagtgtaatacatccatagaattttttttttaagtaattcattttacttttgttactacacagaaaaaaagggtttcttggcgcaagaaatattttgtattatgaattaaagacaaaaactttcttagggctataaaaaatttctggggacaagtagaaatttttagctctgagaaatcctttttttctgtgttcaCTAAAAAACACAATTCACTTGAGCCAAGaatattacgaaaaaaaaaaaattcttggttcaagaatatttttttcttaaaatttatattcgtgattcaaacaaaaattcttcgattgataattttgaattcttgaCCCAAGTATGCATAATTTtgttagatataaaaaaattcgtgattcaaaaatttcaaactgtATTACTGACTTGAAATAAGAGTGGTAAGAACTCAGTTCAAGAAAGTctcttgatttttaaatacgcCCACCCGTCAAAACTATGGAGAATTTAGACCTCTATACGGTTTTTAgtctttatcattaaaatattacagtAATATTTTGGGCTTATGTCAGCCTAGTGGAAAGCAGACAAGTTTTGTAACTCAAAGAACGCGAGTTCAATCCCACCTAAAgtcaatgtttttaaaaataaaattggaaTGTAAGAGAATGATATTCTTGGGACAATTTTTCGTTATTGCtttaagaacaaaaaaatttcgttcaaaattttataatttttgataaaggaataaatttttttgaatgagatttaaatacttgaatgaataattttcttgttttgatgtaagtaaatattttcttgaattaagaAACCATGACTTGGAACAAGaatctaattttgaaaaaaaaaattattgattaaagttaaattttttttctctatagaaattaatgtatttataaatttatatatgtacagaAAACATTTAGCCGGGTTAGTAGAAGGCGAGATGAAAAATAGATTATGTTAGCCGTTGATAATCTCACCAAATGAACAGAAAGGCGAGAAGGATAATGTCCGGTAAGTTTGTAATTGAGTTAGGTCAAAATCTCATGAAAGCTCAAGCCAAAAGCTAATATACACACAATATCCTATTCCTGTGCGCTAATCCACGGCCATCCACCCCGTTTTACTCCTTTATATACCTTGCggttgttttattaaattaacctGGATGATCAACCTAAATCACgcgtattaaattttactctgcaaaaaataagttactttttcattttcacgcgaatatttatttattaaaataagttaataaattttattttcatgacaTTGGGAACCACGCCCACCTTGCTGGCCCTAatcaattttcatatattttgcaTTGAcgttttctaaaatttatattgtaaaagtaaatttaaaaagaaacaattagaagtgcatgaaaaaaatctaataaattgCGTTAGGCCTTAAgataaatgtcccaataccggaacaagacccaataccgtaacgatttgataatcattatattatatttcaactcgtacgcgatgaaactaaataaaactttctttatttgaaaccttaatctttcaattaaaaaataaaatataaaaaagattttagaaaatatttaaaatatgaaaaaaaaaatgttaattagagcaatagtctcggattcatgactttttcatgtctcttaatggttttgctaagaaatcagtcaatagtcttaagcttatagaaaatgcataaaattacttttcaataattttttttttgtatatgcattttaaatgacataaaattcaagaaaacatattaaaaatatgaaaaaaatagtattattatattaattttactgttcatctattggtacaccaaaatgaacccgtgccaAGTACTcgaacagccaatcatattaatgttatcgatagacattaacggtgagttttattgactggctaaatcaagtatgtatgattgttataaaaaatagattaagtatagataaactctaatttaaatcataaaaaaaaatttaatgatgtaataaattattttggtttataatttatttgaatatttttaaaacgatacaaatcagtcatataccctCCGTcattccggtattgggacatctACCTTATCTGAACAATCGatcgaatattaaaaattgtatgtcaaaatttttcaatttttaaattatttttgttcccaacaaaaaatcttttctttttataagcattaattaataatattttaataaaagtagcCGTAACTTTTTgaatacttaatatatatgtatatctatatatacatctataatATTCTGGAATAATGCCAAAGCTACGGGTGAACGTTAATAAGTTTCATCCCCCACGTAGTGAGCACCAATTATGAACTCTCGAGATGTAATTATAAAACGTAATTTCATCactttactatatatatttcccCTTTATCTTTATATACCATATATATACTTCTTATTTCTCCCATCttatccaaatttttttgtagtaatttttttaataactgctATTTATAAATGcagtattcaaaaaataaaaaaaaaatatttctaccaGGTGTTCACAATTTTTTGGTCTTTAATCACCGGATATAAGTATCAGACAGTGGTCTCGCCTGTTGCTCAACTACTTGCATCTTGTGTCGGCGAGATCGTTAAAGCTTTTAAACACAGTCCGATATTTCGAGTGCCATCATCCATAAGAGACCACTCATCAGGAGAAACGATGACGACTCAAGTGCATACTGGTTTTAACGATTTGCTCGTTGTTGCTTATTCCATTCCAGATGCAACTTTTAGTAGTTAATTACAAGTTCACTTGtatatcattaatata
This genomic interval carries:
- the LOC103570559 gene encoding poly [ADP-ribose] polymerase, translating into MLSTNYPIMNRYLPYKIEYIPNNDNNRRSKCRYCRIYIESPDTMRIAEIQLSHLYDGAMSKWFHISCILKHDNQITVRKISNLDNIRWDDQQLIRGIIGDNNALPIENINFNYDDLRREQNVRFFQLRDELNVLSDSELIDMMEFNSQYYPYEHRYLQDGELRYSERATLLNEVTDRMLFGKLEKCNFSHRHVDGYLVFEPNIGYKCMGCRMTRARCLNIIYKPTRSQFELPPRVMVKSQFFQDYECRIGERLFLDNSASAVVDEIDETNSIVILRSNSEIGAYTTIFQDNQGVIYSKLFIQTDLQLNKNRYYHLEIRKHFRDEKYWLLQRWGRIGTHMGEKMLTPLTLNECFEKYETAISKRKKYIEIDVDINFQNRIDKINSIPTNPIAMLMNLIYDKNILKEEFMNEFHINLNEIPIVKASERHIGIAETTLEEIHSLIVGHESDEKIFKLIDRSNEYYSLIPHAFGKQRPPIIDDLAKYESELIKLNSLKQMNVPCNFNNPQVEDNRNPLEIFYRKLNVEIEVLRQDDENFQIIHQYVSNTHSRRHNNYKIKISEIFSLKKHIYHKKYEERSNTLGNKKWLWHGTNLTNIPGILLNGFRILPPEAHVTGVTFGEGIYFTDIVSKAAKFSGTQSQNSVGILLLCEVALGKIKECKKNDSINPDGYDSILSTGNISPNPSESFTIPGDIEVPCGTMVNYINDPNNLHHNEYVVYDSDQVKLIYLVQVEYNYDVNESHNFGF